A DNA window from Paenibacillus sp. HWE-109 contains the following coding sequences:
- a CDS encoding ABC transporter ATP-binding protein, which produces MLAIDVDLLRKEFQVQQSRGGLKGAFQDLFHREYKQITAVKDISFQIPKGEICGYIGENGAGKSTTIKMLTGILAPTSGHIKVNGFVPFKEREKFVAGIGVVFGQRSQLWWDIGVVESFQLLKKVYRVSEADYKKRLDELVDRLQLSDLLSRPVRKLSLGQRMRCELAASLLHNPAILFLDEPTIGLDIVVKTEIREFLKSLNQRYETTILLTTHDLQDIEALCSRVIMLDDGRIIYDGGLEELKVKWGKGKEVVLQFENPVTLGRLQELTLGLDVAWQLENELSAKVFIPHERANVSEVLSRVVGVLQIQDIKINETNTDDIVREIYKSGSADVKRPDETEQPEGAISHA; this is translated from the coding sequence ATGTTAGCCATAGATGTAGATTTACTTCGCAAGGAATTTCAGGTTCAGCAAAGCCGTGGTGGCTTAAAGGGTGCCTTTCAAGATTTATTTCATCGAGAATACAAGCAGATCACCGCTGTGAAAGATATCAGCTTTCAAATACCAAAGGGCGAAATATGTGGATATATCGGTGAAAATGGCGCCGGCAAGTCCACGACGATCAAAATGCTTACGGGGATTCTTGCCCCAACCTCCGGACATATCAAAGTGAACGGTTTCGTTCCATTCAAGGAGCGTGAGAAGTTCGTTGCCGGCATCGGTGTTGTGTTCGGTCAACGCAGTCAGCTATGGTGGGACATTGGCGTTGTTGAATCCTTTCAATTATTGAAGAAAGTGTATCGCGTGTCAGAGGCCGACTACAAAAAGCGTCTGGATGAACTCGTCGATCGCTTACAGCTATCCGATTTGTTGTCACGACCTGTTCGCAAGCTAAGCTTGGGGCAGCGGATGCGCTGTGAATTAGCGGCCTCTCTCCTTCACAATCCTGCTATCCTGTTCTTGGATGAGCCTACGATTGGTTTGGATATCGTTGTCAAAACTGAAATTCGTGAGTTCCTCAAATCGCTGAATCAGCGGTATGAAACGACGATTTTGCTGACTACGCACGATTTGCAAGATATTGAAGCGCTTTGCTCCCGCGTTATTATGCTCGATGATGGCCGTATTATTTATGATGGCGGACTCGAAGAACTTAAAGTGAAGTGGGGGAAAGGCAAGGAAGTCGTGCTCCAGTTTGAGAATCCAGTTACACTGGGCCGTCTCCAGGAGCTTACTCTTGGCTTAGACGTAGCCTGGCAGCTCGAAAATGAACTGTCAGCAAAAGTGTTCATACCGCATGAACGCGCCAATGTTTCCGAAGTTCTCAGCCGTGTCGTCGGCGTTTTGCAAATTCAAGATATTAAAATCAATGAAACGAATACCGATGATATCGTCCGTGAAATTTACAAATCCGGCTCAGCCGATGTGAAACGTCCCGATGAAACGGAACAGCCAGAGGGAGCCATTTCCCATGCTTAG
- a CDS encoding ABC transporter permease, translating into MLSAYLEVVRMRFLMMLAYRVNYYSGILIYALNIGSYYFVYKAIYGGQEMLGGLTLGQMTTYVAVSWMGRAFYFNNLDREIASEIRDGSVAIQFIRPYNYVFVKMMQGLGEGVFRLLLFTTPGMIFIWLLLPIEFPTDPGLWAIYFVMLFFSFLINTQLNIITGLFAFFLENNEGLMRMKRIAVDLFSGLIIPVTFFPGWFGSMLKWLPFQAITYLPSATFTGKISGTEIVSSLGIQALWFLLLIIPIYALWVKSKTRLFVQGG; encoded by the coding sequence ATGCTTAGTGCTTATCTAGAAGTTGTCCGCATGCGGTTTCTCATGATGCTGGCCTACCGTGTGAACTACTACAGCGGCATTTTGATTTACGCGCTTAATATTGGTTCTTATTACTTCGTCTACAAAGCGATTTATGGCGGGCAAGAGATGCTGGGCGGCTTAACGCTGGGGCAGATGACGACGTATGTCGCCGTTTCTTGGATGGGCCGCGCCTTTTACTTCAACAACTTGGACCGTGAGATCGCCAGTGAGATTCGCGACGGCAGTGTAGCGATTCAGTTCATTCGTCCTTATAATTATGTATTCGTGAAAATGATGCAGGGACTCGGTGAAGGCGTATTTCGATTACTGCTCTTCACGACGCCTGGCATGATCTTCATTTGGCTGCTTTTGCCGATTGAATTTCCGACGGACCCAGGTTTATGGGCGATTTATTTCGTCATGTTATTTTTCAGCTTTCTTATTAATACCCAATTAAATATCATTACCGGCCTGTTTGCCTTCTTTTTGGAAAATAATGAAGGTTTGATGCGCATGAAACGCATTGCTGTCGACCTGTTCTCCGGATTGATTATTCCAGTTACTTTTTTCCCAGGCTGGTTCGGATCCATGCTGAAGTGGCTGCCATTTCAAGCGATTACTTATTTGCCAAGCGCAACGTTTACCGGGAAAATTTCAGGAACTGAGATTGTTTCGAGCCTTGGTATACAGGCTTTGTGGTTCTTGCTGCTGATTATTCCGATTTACGCCCTCTGGGTAAAATCCAAAACACGTCTGTTCGTTCAGGGAGGGTAA
- a CDS encoding ABC transporter permease — MFYISLVADYLKNYMKTRLTYRSDFWIEVVSDLLFNGLNLFFILVVFLQTQSLGGWNQEQILFIYGYFMIPYGIFISFFNLWGFSERYIVKGEMDRILTRPAYNLWQLMLENMDPASLFSAVAGIVVMIYSWIKLGIPFHWHDPLIFILMVIGSILIYAGVYISLTALAFFSDAPTGILPLIWNIQNYGRYPATIYNKLLRSILTWILPFAFVGFYPAAYFIDPDNWKWFALLTPVMGIVFSIIGISIWNIGVRRYRGAGS, encoded by the coding sequence ATGTTCTATATCTCCCTTGTAGCCGACTATCTCAAAAATTACATGAAAACGCGTCTCACCTACCGATCGGATTTCTGGATTGAAGTTGTTTCCGATTTGTTGTTCAATGGACTGAATTTATTCTTCATTCTTGTCGTATTTCTCCAAACGCAATCACTGGGTGGCTGGAATCAAGAACAGATTTTGTTCATCTATGGTTATTTTATGATACCGTATGGCATATTTATTTCCTTTTTTAATCTATGGGGCTTTAGTGAGCGCTATATTGTCAAAGGGGAAATGGACCGCATTCTGACGCGTCCTGCTTACAATCTGTGGCAGCTGATGCTCGAAAATATGGATCCGGCTTCTCTGTTTAGCGCCGTAGCTGGTATAGTCGTGATGATTTACTCGTGGATTAAGCTGGGCATTCCGTTCCATTGGCATGATCCGTTGATTTTCATCTTGATGGTCATTGGGTCCATTCTTATTTATGCAGGAGTATACATTTCGCTGACAGCGCTGGCCTTCTTCTCTGATGCGCCGACCGGGATCCTGCCGCTGATTTGGAATATTCAAAACTATGGCCGGTATCCGGCAACGATATATAACAAGCTGCTTCGCAGTATTTTAACGTGGATCTTGCCGTTTGCGTTCGTTGGCTTCTATCCAGCCGCGTATTTCATTGACCCGGATAACTGGAAGTGGTTTGCGCTGTTGACGCCTGTCATGGGTATTGTCTTCAGTATTATTGGCATCAGCATTTGGAATATCGGCGTTCGACGTTACCGCGGTGCGGGATCTTAA
- a CDS encoding FtsX-like permease family protein, which translates to MSINQLILQNLKSNIKHYYLYVFALMFSVALYFAFVTLQYDPALDQAKGSIKGAAAIRAASILLVAIVAIFNLYANNIFVKRRSKEIGLLQLIGMTKSAIFRILSTENFILYFGSLLVGSLIGFSVSKLILMILFRITGVEAVATLHFSTKAFIQTFIVFGAIYVFIMLVNYVFIKRQTILSLFRVSSSTEIKVKKMSLTEAILGILGLILILLGYYVSSKLFSGDFTTMFELFAAMIFILAAVIIGTYLFYKGSVQLILNSIRQRKNGYLNVREVLSLSSIMFRMKSNALLLTVITTVSALAIGLLSLSYISYYSAEKSAKNNVPAHFTMTRIAEADKFKAALDARQIKHTDTSIEIVQVKANLEDIFKSKMKGIVPDRSDLIIPVISEKDAKIVDLSPDEAIFTGMDDLLQKFLGLKNSGQIELKGQQTEIKQKYLGSKKQSVISWYFASGGLPVVVVDETVFSRLKQDKDPSIQKESSLYLGIDIANDKEIQTANQIFQELGLDSNSSHNDSRLIMANEQKNKMGLIMFIVGFLGLTFLITSGCILYFKQMDESEDERPTYTILRKLGYTQEDLLKGIQLKQLFNFGIPLIVGLFHSYFAVQSGWFLFGAELWTPMMIVMVLYTALYSIFGILSVQHYKKVIRRAL; encoded by the coding sequence ATGAGCATTAATCAACTGATTTTGCAAAACTTGAAGTCAAATATCAAACATTACTACTTATATGTGTTTGCCTTAATGTTCAGCGTTGCGCTTTACTTTGCTTTCGTCACTCTGCAGTATGATCCCGCCCTGGACCAAGCCAAAGGCTCGATTAAAGGCGCAGCGGCGATTCGTGCCGCCTCTATTTTACTAGTCGCTATCGTAGCCATCTTCAACTTATATGCGAATAACATTTTTGTAAAAAGACGCAGCAAAGAAATTGGCTTGCTGCAATTAATCGGCATGACCAAATCCGCCATTTTCCGGATTCTCAGCACGGAGAACTTCATTCTATACTTCGGTTCCTTGCTTGTCGGATCATTGATCGGATTCTCGGTGTCGAAGCTCATCCTAATGATTTTATTCCGGATAACGGGTGTAGAAGCCGTAGCTACGCTGCATTTTTCTACTAAAGCATTCATTCAGACTTTTATCGTATTTGGCGCGATCTACGTATTTATTATGCTAGTCAACTATGTATTCATTAAAAGACAGACGATCCTTTCACTGTTCAGGGTCTCCTCATCTACGGAAATCAAGGTAAAAAAAATGTCCCTCACGGAAGCGATTCTAGGCATATTGGGACTCATACTCATCCTACTCGGCTACTATGTGTCCTCGAAGCTGTTCAGCGGAGATTTCACGACGATGTTCGAGCTTTTCGCAGCGATGATCTTCATTCTGGCCGCTGTCATTATCGGGACCTACCTCTTCTACAAAGGGTCTGTCCAGTTAATCCTGAACAGCATCCGCCAGAGGAAGAACGGCTATTTGAACGTACGCGAAGTCCTTTCACTCTCCTCGATCATGTTTCGCATGAAATCCAATGCCTTGCTCTTAACCGTGATCACGACGGTGTCCGCTCTTGCGATCGGCTTGCTGTCTTTGAGTTACATTTCTTACTACTCTGCGGAAAAATCGGCGAAAAATAACGTGCCAGCCCATTTCACCATGACCCGTATCGCCGAAGCCGACAAGTTTAAAGCCGCGTTAGATGCTCGCCAAATCAAACACACGGATACAAGCATTGAGATCGTTCAGGTAAAAGCTAATTTGGAAGATATTTTTAAATCCAAAATGAAGGGAATTGTTCCTGATCGGAGCGATTTAATCATCCCAGTGATCAGTGAAAAGGATGCCAAAATCGTTGATCTAAGCCCTGATGAAGCGATTTTTACGGGCATGGACGATCTATTGCAGAAATTCCTGGGTCTCAAAAATTCCGGCCAAATCGAGCTTAAAGGGCAGCAGACGGAGATTAAGCAAAAGTATTTAGGTTCCAAAAAGCAGTCCGTGATATCTTGGTATTTTGCCAGCGGCGGCCTGCCGGTTGTTGTTGTAGATGAAACGGTGTTCAGCCGCTTGAAGCAAGATAAGGATCCTTCTATTCAAAAGGAATCCTCGCTTTATTTGGGGATAGATATCGCGAATGACAAAGAAATTCAAACAGCCAATCAGATCTTCCAAGAGCTTGGCTTAGACAGCAATTCATCTCACAACGATTCCCGCCTCATCATGGCGAACGAACAGAAGAATAAGATGGGGCTCATCATGTTCATCGTCGGATTCTTGGGTCTCACTTTCCTGATCACATCCGGCTGTATTCTCTATTTCAAACAGATGGATGAGAGCGAAGATGAGCGACCGACCTATACCATTCTAAGAAAGCTTGGCTACACGCAAGAAGACCTGCTGAAAGGCATTCAGCTCAAACAGTTATTTAACTTCGGAATCCCTTTGATCGTCGGACTTTTCCACAGCTACTTCGCCGTGCAGTCCGGTTGGTTCCTCTTCGGCGCAGAGCTATGGACACCCATGATGATCGTCATGGTGCTGTATACGGCTTTGTATTCGATCTTCGGAATCTTATCCGTGCAGCATTATAAGAAAGTCATCCGCAGGGCGCTTTGA
- a CDS encoding ABC transporter ATP-binding protein — MTILEANKIHKSYGNKFNKQEVLKGLDLSIAKGEFVSIMGASGSGKTTLLNVLSSIDRVSQGSIQIEGKEITNLKEKQLAEFRKHHLGFIFQDYNLLDTLTVKENILLPLSITKASRQEADQKFQAVATELGIYELKDKYPNEISGGQKQRTSAARAFVHEPGIIFADEPTGALDSKSASDLLHKLSDMNQKRTATIVMVTHDSVAASYGSRVIFIKDGQIYTQLYKGQETRQAFFQDIMKTQGVLGGVQHEH; from the coding sequence ATGACCATTTTGGAAGCAAACAAAATTCATAAAAGCTATGGCAACAAGTTCAACAAGCAAGAAGTGCTTAAGGGCCTGGACCTCAGCATTGCAAAAGGGGAATTCGTCAGCATCATGGGCGCATCAGGCTCAGGCAAGACCACTTTGCTGAATGTCCTTTCTTCGATTGATCGCGTGAGCCAAGGCTCCATTCAAATTGAAGGCAAGGAAATTACCAACCTGAAAGAGAAGCAGTTGGCTGAGTTCCGGAAGCATCATCTGGGCTTTATTTTTCAAGATTACAATCTGCTCGATACGTTGACGGTGAAGGAAAACATCCTCCTTCCACTATCCATCACCAAAGCCTCACGGCAAGAGGCTGATCAGAAATTCCAGGCGGTCGCCACCGAACTCGGGATTTACGAGCTCAAGGATAAATATCCGAATGAAATTTCCGGCGGTCAGAAACAGCGGACCTCAGCAGCCAGAGCTTTCGTCCATGAGCCAGGCATTATTTTCGCTGACGAGCCGACAGGCGCGCTCGACTCGAAGTCCGCTTCCGACTTGCTTCACAAGTTAAGCGATATGAATCAGAAACGAACAGCGACCATCGTCATGGTCACTCATGATTCTGTCGCCGCGAGCTATGGAAGCCGCGTTATTTTCATCAAAGACGGTCAGATCTATACACAGCTCTACAAGGGGCAAGAAACCAGGCAAGCTTTCTTTCAAGATATTATGAAGACGCAAGGTGTGCTGGGCGGGGTGCAGCATGAGCATTAA
- a CDS encoding sensor histidine kinase, producing MIKRYLAERFSWILLFLSGQALLLLVASLDYAIPFWPILYIVFLTTTLFVIFLIIRYNKETRFYKHLEERDSQLDLSGISAADSPFEYIVENSMTNLTERLSHTASRHQIALEQEKDELLSWIHEVKTPLTAMRLMIDRMGDETMKAALTYEWLRIHLLLDQQLHQKRLPSMENDLYIEQINVESLTYTEIKTLKSWCIQKGIGFELIFEITEVLSDAKWLAFILRQLLTNAVKYSGSHAPDIAIRCFQKQEHTVLEVTDHGRGIDPRDLPRIFDRGFTSTTWHQDSASTGMGLYLAKKAAESLHILLTVDSEVNAGSTFTLTFPLPNEAVQMTGM from the coding sequence ATGATTAAAAGATATTTGGCAGAGCGATTCAGCTGGATTCTCCTTTTTTTAAGCGGGCAAGCCCTCCTGCTGTTGGTTGCTTCTTTGGATTATGCGATTCCGTTCTGGCCTATTCTCTATATTGTTTTCCTGACTACAACCCTATTCGTTATCTTCCTGATCATCCGTTACAACAAAGAAACGAGATTCTACAAGCATCTGGAAGAAAGAGACAGCCAACTCGATCTCTCGGGCATTTCGGCTGCGGACAGCCCCTTCGAGTACATCGTTGAGAACAGCATGACGAATCTGACAGAACGGCTAAGCCACACGGCTTCTCGGCATCAAATCGCTCTGGAGCAAGAGAAGGATGAGTTATTATCTTGGATTCATGAAGTGAAAACACCGCTTACGGCGATGCGCTTGATGATTGACCGGATGGGCGATGAGACAATGAAAGCCGCGCTCACCTATGAATGGCTGCGCATCCATCTCCTGCTTGACCAACAACTGCATCAGAAACGGCTGCCCTCCATGGAAAACGATCTGTATATTGAACAGATCAATGTAGAATCATTAACTTATACAGAAATTAAAACACTGAAATCTTGGTGCATACAAAAAGGAATTGGCTTTGAGCTCATCTTCGAGATCACGGAAGTGTTAAGCGATGCCAAATGGCTGGCTTTCATCCTGCGTCAGCTCCTGACGAATGCTGTGAAATACAGCGGAAGCCATGCCCCGGATATCGCCATTAGGTGCTTTCAGAAGCAGGAGCACACGGTGCTGGAGGTGACCGATCATGGTCGCGGCATAGATCCCAGAGATTTGCCGCGCATCTTTGACAGAGGCTTCACCTCCACGACTTGGCATCAAGACAGCGCCTCAACGGGGATGGGACTGTATCTGGCCAAGAAAGCCGCGGAATCCTTGCATATCCTTCTCACTGTAGATTCAGAAGTTAATGCGGGGAGCACATTCACACTCACCTTCCCGCTGCCGAATGAAGCGGTCCAAATGACGGGCATGTGA
- a CDS encoding response regulator transcription factor, whose protein sequence is MFKILLIEDDVTLFTEVKERLDQWSYDVHGIADFSKVFEEFVTLKPDLVLIDIQLPKFDGFHWCRMLRTHSNVPIVFLSSRDHPTDMVMSMQLGADDFIQKPFHFDVLIAKIHAILRRVYNYNTEPIKLKTWCGATIDYEKNTVTHPVGTIELTKNEIYILKLLIEHKNNIVSREHIISSLWDDERFVSDNTLTVNVNRLRKRLDELDLGRFIETKVGQGYIALEEAHYHD, encoded by the coding sequence TTGTTTAAAATCTTACTCATTGAAGATGATGTTACCCTTTTCACGGAAGTGAAGGAGCGATTGGACCAATGGTCGTACGATGTCCACGGTATAGCCGATTTTAGCAAGGTGTTTGAAGAGTTTGTCACGCTGAAACCGGACCTCGTCCTGATTGATATCCAGCTGCCCAAATTCGATGGGTTCCATTGGTGCCGTATGCTGCGAACGCATTCCAATGTCCCGATCGTCTTCCTGTCTTCGCGCGACCACCCGACGGATATGGTGATGTCGATGCAGCTTGGCGCCGACGATTTTATTCAGAAGCCCTTTCATTTCGACGTGCTCATCGCCAAGATTCACGCGATTCTTAGACGCGTTTATAATTACAATACAGAGCCCATCAAGCTCAAAACCTGGTGCGGAGCAACCATAGACTATGAGAAAAATACGGTCACGCATCCAGTCGGAACCATAGAGTTAACGAAGAATGAAATTTACATTCTCAAGCTGCTTATTGAACATAAAAACAATATCGTGAGTCGCGAACATATCATCAGCAGCTTGTGGGATGACGAGCGATTTGTCAGCGACAATACCTTGACGGTGAATGTCAATCGCCTGCGAAAAAGGTTGGACGAGCTTGATCTGGGCCGCTTTATTGAAACCAAAGTTGGTCAGGGCTACATAGCGCTAGAAGAGGCACATTACCATGATTAA
- a CDS encoding YobA family protein, whose amino-acid sequence MNSILLFLLVALGMTDSGVPYELLHAAQREEAVYELPTLNSPNALSDELQTQSYKLDAVYKQFSVKPLSMDISLKGQPRETVNLQLRKLGKPREGLTMQENTSIKEAIYKVIGKRFSLEITTKVIPLEAEAVGAVTEINETERTVLIINREGCVEGPCQFEPEAYYMKFEEDTVIRSGSGPLKFEDLKVGDWLHVWTTGAAELSYPGRMVALEVEIAEPLDETPIALTTLMKTDLKQMDKIDIRFGDGKKLEITDSEWLADISAKLQKIELVPSRDQRTYYGFLYMMEISIGDEKFKYGSSLDFNGLRYKQNLQTKEFNDDLIAKARTSMPNLLPGIQ is encoded by the coding sequence ATGAATTCAATCTTATTGTTCCTGTTAGTTGCGTTAGGTATGACCGATTCGGGAGTGCCGTATGAGTTATTGCATGCCGCACAGCGGGAAGAAGCGGTATATGAACTGCCCACGCTCAATAGCCCAAATGCATTGTCCGATGAGCTTCAGACGCAAAGTTATAAATTGGATGCGGTGTACAAACAATTTTCAGTGAAGCCATTGAGTATGGATATTTCTTTGAAAGGACAACCGCGAGAAACAGTAAATCTGCAGCTCCGTAAGCTCGGTAAACCGCGTGAAGGATTGACTATGCAGGAAAATACCTCGATCAAAGAGGCTATCTACAAAGTTATCGGCAAGCGGTTTTCTCTTGAAATCACAACGAAAGTGATCCCATTGGAGGCCGAGGCGGTTGGTGCCGTTACTGAAATCAATGAGACGGAGCGCACAGTGCTCATCATCAATCGTGAGGGCTGTGTGGAAGGTCCTTGTCAGTTCGAACCGGAGGCATACTATATGAAGTTTGAAGAGGATACGGTTATTAGAAGCGGGAGTGGACCATTGAAGTTTGAGGATCTGAAGGTCGGGGATTGGCTCCATGTATGGACAACAGGGGCAGCCGAACTAAGCTATCCTGGTCGAATGGTCGCGCTGGAGGTGGAGATTGCCGAGCCACTGGATGAAACACCGATTGCGCTGACAACGCTAATGAAAACAGACCTGAAACAAATGGATAAAATCGATATCCGTTTTGGCGATGGCAAGAAGCTTGAGATCACGGACAGCGAGTGGCTTGCTGACATTTCAGCTAAGTTGCAAAAGATTGAGCTTGTGCCATCCAGAGATCAGAGAACTTACTATGGCTTTCTGTATATGATGGAGATCAGTATCGGAGATGAGAAGTTTAAATATGGCAGCTCTTTAGATTTTAATGGACTACGATATAAGCAAAATTTGCAAACGAAAGAGTTCAATGACGATCTCATTGCAAAAGCCAGAACCAGCATGCCTAACCTTCTGCCTGGCATCCAATGA
- a CDS encoding S-layer homology domain-containing protein, translated as MIPIKRTSLLAILGLTLAVPSLTVSAATPADSSMMTRGQFIKQIADELKLAPASNQTLLPSDVGAQSPYADVARVMRERQILQGYSDGTFRLDQAVSKEEAAFILGRFLGLSDSKAAAKLKSDLAVDFGSNAGINQEIGGAAIKKALATDSTVATWLAADPSSPTELKTFRAHMDMAMDIFFKPSAEFPGDSLQTEANSELVFSANQGIHQTITTTAPGPDMKPRTVKMEQYTVSQGTYMNMPNATNDGFEWYDLSKQMPFTFDQLMELQKKSLEMNKTLVTPYFFYKDLGTTEKDGKKQRKVSIQGKLTNSADILKTLSGLGGGQDAFKDILNSPAITGMSVALSAVMTVDEQTKLPVSMDADYVIIYGEDPNIPIDHMDMTMSMTYHDVNQPQDIKLPAEAKAAKPFPTPVMTP; from the coding sequence ATGATACCTATCAAACGCACGTCCTTACTCGCCATCCTGGGATTAACGCTAGCCGTCCCTTCCCTAACTGTCTCTGCCGCAACACCTGCGGACAGCTCGATGATGACACGCGGACAATTTATTAAACAAATTGCCGACGAGCTCAAGCTGGCACCTGCGAGCAACCAAACCTTGCTCCCGTCTGATGTAGGAGCACAGTCGCCTTATGCCGATGTTGCCCGCGTAATGCGCGAACGCCAAATCCTGCAAGGCTATTCGGACGGAACGTTCCGACTCGATCAAGCCGTAAGCAAAGAGGAAGCCGCATTTATCCTGGGTCGCTTCCTTGGCCTGTCAGACAGCAAAGCTGCCGCCAAATTAAAGAGCGATCTCGCTGTCGATTTCGGCTCTAACGCTGGAATTAACCAAGAGATTGGCGGAGCCGCAATTAAGAAAGCCTTGGCTACGGATTCAACTGTCGCTACCTGGTTAGCAGCAGATCCCAGCTCCCCCACAGAACTAAAAACCTTCCGAGCTCATATGGACATGGCCATGGACATTTTCTTCAAGCCAAGTGCTGAGTTCCCGGGAGACAGCCTTCAAACTGAGGCTAATTCGGAATTGGTATTCAGCGCTAATCAAGGTATTCATCAAACTATAACAACTACTGCTCCTGGTCCTGACATGAAGCCTAGAACGGTTAAGATGGAGCAATATACGGTTAGCCAAGGCACCTATATGAATATGCCAAATGCAACGAACGACGGCTTTGAATGGTATGATTTATCCAAGCAAATGCCTTTTACGTTCGACCAGTTGATGGAGTTGCAAAAGAAAAGTCTTGAAATGAACAAAACCTTAGTCACTCCTTATTTCTTCTACAAGGACCTCGGCACTACAGAGAAGGATGGGAAGAAACAGCGCAAGGTTTCAATTCAAGGCAAATTGACGAATTCAGCCGATATCTTGAAAACATTGAGCGGCCTTGGCGGGGGTCAAGATGCGTTCAAGGATATACTGAACTCCCCCGCTATTACTGGAATGAGTGTAGCCTTATCCGCAGTAATGACCGTAGATGAGCAAACCAAGCTGCCAGTCAGCATGGATGCCGACTATGTCATCATTTATGGCGAAGATCCTAATATTCCGATTGATCACATGGACATGACCATGTCGATGACCTATCACGATGTGAATCAGCCGCAAGATATCAAATTACCGGCAGAAGCTAAAGCTGCCAAACCTTTTCCAACACCCGTCATGACACCTTAA
- the bcp gene encoding thioredoxin-dependent thiol peroxidase, whose protein sequence is MAKKKESETIRRLAPDFTLPASNGNNVSLRDYRGKKLVIYFYPQDNTPTCTQQSCDFRDYNGKFAELGVEVIGISPDELIAHHKFIAKFELPFLLLSDPEHQVAEQFGVWALKKLYGREYMGIVRSTFLIDEEGYMVKEWTKVRIKNHVQSVLDAVLGD, encoded by the coding sequence ATGGCTAAGAAAAAAGAAAGTGAGACCATCCGACGTCTTGCTCCTGATTTTACACTTCCTGCATCGAATGGAAACAACGTATCCTTGCGGGACTATAGAGGGAAGAAGTTGGTTATCTATTTCTACCCCCAAGACAATACCCCTACCTGTACACAGCAGTCCTGTGATTTCCGGGACTATAATGGCAAGTTTGCAGAACTTGGAGTAGAGGTAATTGGGATCAGCCCTGATGAGCTGATTGCCCATCATAAATTCATCGCCAAGTTTGAATTGCCTTTCTTGCTGCTCTCAGACCCTGAGCATCAGGTGGCCGAGCAATTCGGCGTATGGGCGCTCAAAAAGTTATATGGACGCGAATACATGGGGATTGTTCGTTCCACGTTTCTCATTGATGAAGAGGGATACATGGTGAAGGAATGGACGAAGGTGAGGATTAAGAATCACGTGCAGTCTGTTCTGGACGCGGTTCTGGGGGACTGA